The Lacerta agilis isolate rLacAgi1 chromosome 14, rLacAgi1.pri, whole genome shotgun sequence sequence AGCTCTCGGCTGGCTGGCTAGCCCAACAAAATTTGTGGCTAAGGAAGAATTTGAACTCATGTCTGAGTCACAACATACTACCCGCTGTGTTATTTTCTGTATAACTATCCACTCCATTCTCAAAAGGGAGTGCTAAACCACAAAAAAGCAAATTCCTTTGCATTAATCTTACTATCCAACTCAGTGCATAGAACTAACACATTTGTATACATGTGCTAAAATTCCTTATTTCAGGCTAGAATTGGTGTCTTAGCAGATAATGAGCCTGGAGACCATTTGATGTCCAAAGGGGGTTACTGAATGCCTTGCCTCTGTTGGCATAGCACAGAGTTTCCTAAACTTGGATCTctagctgttcttggactacaactcccatcatccctagctaacaggaccaatggtcagggatgatgggagttgtagtccaaaagcagctggagagagacccaagtttgggaaaccctggcataGCACACGGTATAGTGGGAGATGCGATCAAACAGATaacatgacccccccccatacacactttTTGAGTTTTGTTATAAACTTGTTTTTCTTTCAAGGGTGCTAGCAGAATTCAGCAGAGCACAGGGAAAGCCGGAATCGGCAGAAGGCAAGCAAGCTGACGCCCTGCCGGCTTCTTCCTCACTGCAGTGCCTCTGTCCGGCCACTGATCTCTGCACCACACGCCTTCCTTGTCCTGTAACAGCGAAACACCCTGCCAACATCGTCGAACCACCTCCTGACACAACAGATTCACAGCTTCCAAGCCCAGGCGACCCACCTCAAACCAAGGAAGCAGCTCCCAGTACCAGCATCCAGCAAGCTTCTGCGCTGGACACAGCAAACGTCGCTAAAGGAGTAGCGGGTGCATCCCAAACTCATCGTAGCATCAAGAGAGGAGGGGCTAAATATAGGATCAGTCAAGTTGTTGTCCGTGAGGAAGGCCATCCAAGGACAGGACGACTTCTCTCACCAATCTCACCTGTAAGTCATATCTTGAGCCTCCCCAAATCCTATGAGGTCCTGTTAAAATCTTTAATATTTCGCTCTTGTGAAAAGAAAATTCAGAATGGGTTTTATGTGTAGTTCTGGTAGCAAGTGCAAAAGCATAAACGTTTTGCTCGAAAGCCCAGTAACAGCATGTCCCTGAAGTTGTGTGAATGTGTTTGGtgaacaaggttttttttttaacgtctTGGCTAAGCTTGGAATTTTAGGATATCATACTGTGATTTTAAAAAGGCCCCCCTGCCCAAATTAGACTGACTAGTCAATCTTGACTTTTTATTTCCACTATTTATCGAATGATCTCACTGTTCATTCACGATCTTCTGGGAACCTGAGGGGGTGTGGGGAGGCTTAACCTGCTCAAATGTGGCTGTTGGCCTGACGTCAACCAGCCAATCTTGTGACTAATATTAATTATAGGTACAAGAATTAGCAGAGTCTCTCCTGCTCCTCTCAGTGAGTGAGTGGTGTTGACGAAGCAGTTACTTTGCAGGTCAGGAAATGCTTTTCCTTGCAGCTAATTGGGAACTTCCTCTCTCCCCAATTCCATTTCCTCCAAAGGAAGCCTCTCTCTCATACCTGGCGGTCAGCCAATCTGTATGTTACACACGCAGCAGGAAGTGATGTCATGCTACTAGAGTCAACCTGCCCAAATACCTGCTCTGCGTTCTGCAGAGGAGAGCCCTTGAAAACCTTAAGGTTCAGCAGTTGAGAGCTCGCTGCACTGGGTCCTCTTAAGACTTCAGATAGGCGTTCCCATAACCAGTCACCGTGGGTCCTGTGTCTACTGTATGGAGATCTGGGAGGCATGGGTTTATATCACATCTCAGCCCGTGACTCACTAGGCAGAAATCATTGTTTTGGTTCCTCATCTATAACATATTAATCATTTGTCTTGCAAAGCTACTGCCAGGGCAAACAAGGTAGAAATCCCGTGCAGGGCTGAACAAATATTTCAAATTCCTGAATGTATTGCAAATCTCTAGGCGGCATGGTGCTTGTCATTTTTCTAGTGATACACAAATTATTAATCATAATGAGAATCAaggtggttcctgcattgcagggggtcaaactagatgaccattggagtcccttccagctctccaattctatgattctatgcttaaCAATaaggggcacgggtggcgctgtgggttaaaccatagagcctagggcttgctgatcagaaggtcagcagttcaaatccccacgatggggtgagctcccgttgctcggtcccagctcctgcccacctagcagttcgaaagcacgtcaaaagtgcaagtagataaataggtaccgctccggcgggaaggtaaacggtgtttccgtgcgctgctctggttcgccagaagcggcttagtcatgctggccacatgacccggaagctgtacgccgcctccctcagccagtaaaccgaggtgagcggcgcaaccccaaagtcattcatgactggacctaatggtcaggggtccctttacctttaagtgtccTATTTAGTTACAAACAAATATATACGTATCACTAGAGCAATCAGTTAGAATGCATGCTTGCTCAAAAAGTATGTGAGCTTTATTTAGATCAAGTTTTATCATTGGTGTCTTTACTTGATGGTTTAAAATTGACAGTTTTGACCACCTTAATTTAAAACAGGCCACCCTCGGGATAACAACCACCTCTGTTCAATGCCTCCCCTATTGATTGTTCCCCACCATATGGTCATTGGGGTGTATATTGACTTGGATCAAGGGGGCTCCATTTAGGTCTTAGCCACTGATAAACCTGCCCACTACAAATTCTGATGCTGTTCTAAATCCATTGAGGGAGGCTCATGCAGGTGATGGTTGGGGTCAAACaccccacttttctttctcttttggaaaccccttccctcccttttcctCCATGTGCAAGCAGGATGTCGGGAGGAAGCTGGACCAGTCTCGTCGGGGGGCTGAACTAATTGCTCATAGGAGACCTATTTCCTCTCCTtcaatctctccatttcttttGGCTTTTCATCCTGGTCCCCCCCGACTCCTTCCCCCTTGGGCTCCCCACCCTCTGCTACTTGAAATTATGCTAAGGGGCACAGCCTTTCCAGCCCTACTGCAGGGCCTAGGCAGGAATTGTGCCACTTCTATAAAGTCCTTGGCTCAGTAAAAACGTCATTTGCTACTTGTTAATTTCCCTGTTGAATAGTCCAGCTGAATTCAGCTCTTTTTGTTCCccaacagaaaacaagctggaTCACCGCGGATGACATTTACCTCCCCTCTCCGCCTCCTGAGGGAACAGCAAAAGGTCTCTCCCGTTCACTCAGTCCCTCGCCAGAGCGCCCTGCAGATAGCCAGCCATCAATACCAAGCGGTGCTCTGGATCAGGACAAGCTTCACGTGACCTCAGCCAAGGCCAGGAAGCCCAAACTGTCCCCCGAGGCGGAATCGAAGGGCTTTAGCGTCGTTCACCGAAGGCAAATGGGTAACTGTCTTTCTGCCATGGGATGAATGATGGGGCGGGGAGGAGAAAGTGATAGAAGATAAATTTGGGGTTGTCTTTAGCAGCCCAACTACCCATCAAGTGACTCGGTGTCCCCTAAGTCGAAGAAGAACATGTGGAGGCAGGAACCGGTCAAAGCAAggcaaatctttatttttatttttcctgttgcAATAGAGTTCCCGCccttgcaaggaggggaggaCCTAGAATAAATGTGCGTAACGACTTTTAAAGACTTTAGAATTTGCCAgacccccttagccaaagaccacctaCAAGCATCAtaacagaaatttgagagtgtaGCTTGTCTCCTGTCTGTCAAGATATCAGATACTGATCACTGATTGTCTTATCCTGGCCAGTCTGGGCCATTCTTTCAAAATGGTAAATACATTAGTTCTTAAATCCATTGTCCCAGACTTCTCTTATTCATGTGAGAAGTCTGTTTACAGGGTTTGAAGGATTTTGCAAGTGAaaagaactaccgtattttttgctccataagacacacttttttcctcctaaaaagtaaggggaaatgcctgtgcgtcttttggagcgaatggtggttcctggagctgaattgcccaggggccaaaagaggatcatgctttttattttacaaagagaaaagggagtgttgaaaggaccccgctcagcagctgatcagcaagagatcgggagagagataagagtcccggctccctttcagccccgccctcctttgttgaatgtgctgcagagggaggttgtttgtttcctcaaggcatgtgactggctgattagattatctgtctggaaacagtagaaaaggctccctttccttaagatttttcagaaatgtgagttaaacctcataaaaatggggcttttcctctttgcttttccccctttgcaaaaggagctttgcttttccccctttgcaaaaaaagctgcaaaacctttagctgaccctcggaaaaaaaaaccagagcttttccctttgcaaaaaaagctgcaaaacttttagctgatcctaaaaaaagccttttgcctttgcaaaaacagctgcaaaacttttagctgatcctcaaaaagccagggcttttccctttgcaaaaaagctgcaaaacttttagctgatcctcaaaaaaaaaccacacacaaaaaagggcttttagaggaggaaaaccagaaaaatattttttccccttgtttcctcctctaaaaatgaggtgcgccctatggtccggtgcgttctatggagcgaaaaatacggtatttccaagatcatagaattgtagagctagaagggaccccaagggtcttctattttaaccccctgcattgcaggactgaTACTTCCTTCTACTGCAGAGAAAATATTTGGGGAAGAGAAGTCAAGATGGCCacgggattgctctcctgtagtgtttcagacatgtggtttctGTACTTAACGTATCTGTGTTTACCTTGTGCGCTTATGAGTGTTAATTTCATTTATGTCACCTTAGAATTCTTATGacaaaatacaagacaaaacTGTGGTCAGCAGCATGTGTAATAGTCTTCTTTTTTATCCTCCACCTCCAGGCCTTTCGAACCCTTTCCGTGGCCTGCTGAAGCTGGGGACCCTGGAGCGGCGAGGAGGCATGGGCATCTGGAAGGAGTTCTTCTGCGAGCTTTCGCCACTGGAGCTGCGCCTCTTTGTGGACAGCGAGGAGCGGGTGTGCGTGGAGACCTGTTCCCTGCTGCGGTGCGATTGCCTGGGGGCAGCTCACAGCGACGGGCGCTTTGACCTATCCTTCTCGGGCAAACGGCTGTGCCTCCGGGCCGCCTCTCAGGACGAGGCGGAGGACTGGCTGGACCGGCTGCACGAGGCACTTCAGAAATGTAGGCCTCAGCCGGACGAAGGCTGGGAGACCCTGGAGGGCCCTGGAGCAGCGGAGGACCCGGAAGCGAACTCTGCCGGTGGTCCGCCCGGCGAGCTTTCGGCCCTCTTGCAATACAACGGGACAGGCAGCAATGGGCTGGACTGGACGTGCGGTTTGGACCCCGAGCTGGATGCGGTCAAGGAGTCTGTTTTGTACCTGGAAACCGAAAAGACGTGGGCCCCTTTTGTGTTCTCCTTGTCCTTAGAAGCCCTGAAGTGCTTCAGGGCCCGGAACGGGGAGAAAACGCTGAGCAACAGCTACGGGATCGAGACCATACAGGACATCCTGCCCGACGTGAGCCTGGGGGGCCCTGCCTTCTTCAAGGTCATCACATCGAAAGCGGTGCTGAAGCTGAGAGCCGAGAACGCGGAGGAGGCAGCCGACTGGAGGGACTTGGTCCGCCGGATGCTGATGTCGTACCTGGAGACCGCGGAGGAGGCCTTGAGCCTGGGGGGCAACCTGGACGGGAACTCGCAGGCCGTTTTGAAAAGCACCACCAAGGGGAATGGCTTCCTCCTTAAGTACCTGGTTGCCATCCCCACAGAGAAAGGCCTGGACTGCCAGAGCTTCATCTGTGCGGGTAGGTTGGGGAGTGCGCAAGGTGGCTGCAAAGCAGAGCACAGGGTGGGGAAACAGACACAGAAGACTCTCAAAATTGCCAAGGGCCAGTTTGTAGCATCCTTAGGAACCCTtaacataagatgagccctgctagatcaggccaaaggctcattttATCCAGCAATCTgttgccacagtggccaaccaggtgcccagcGGGACCTGAGTGCAACGGCGCTCTCCAATTCTAGCGatttccaagcaactggtattctgagaCATCCTGCCTCTGTTTCTGGCTCCGgggaattctctccctccccctggtGGCCGCAAGGAGCAGAGAAAAACAAAGAGTTCTTACTAATGCGTTTATTCAGTCATCACACCAAGAGACAAAGAATGCAATCTGCCTCCcttaatggcgttgctccaactgagctccttCCGCCTCCCTTCCTACCAACAGCACTTTCCCTTATGGTGGCCGccaggggctaattgtctctgagtcctttgctcctgttctgggagaaggggggtcagaaaTAATAtccagtgataacgtgtcagctggctgctctgtctctgtcccccccccctcttctcccaacacctcccaactcttctgttcacctgtctctgagctgtgatcttcctcaaaccactgctgtaattcaatactgccttcctctCCTCTGGAAGCTCCAggtgaaggggtggggggggtgacctccaccattcctcctccaacTCGCCCCCTTCGGTCCCATTCCTGACACTCTTGACAAGGGAGGTATAACGTAGCTTTTGTGGCTGGCAGCCATTACCATTTCCGCTTTTCTTTCCAGGCTGCTCACGGCAGATTGGCTTTTCCTTTGTGAAGCCCAAGCTCTGTGCATTCACAGGCCTCTACTATTGTGACAGCTGCCACTGGGATGAAGAGTCCGTGATTCCTTCGCGGCTGATTCACAACTGGGATCTCGCCAGGCGTCCGGTAAGTCTGGGCGACTTGAAGGATAGGAGGCACGGGCCTGGGGTggtgtaaggttcgcgtgatggtgcttcgcgagtaacggagcaggaacccaaacagtcttttggcagttttattctgcaaactatttacagtgcagagctacaaaaagcatgtctgtctcagtcgctggcagaatctgggagtggccccttccggctccttccccagcataagagtttcggcaccccaaatctcctcctaccctccttgcgctTCActcctctgcgcaattggggcgccagaaatggcgtgcttccctcctgaccagctgaacgaggtgaggtgctggggctctttgcagcatccctgagccctctcctcagtgtggtgtagtgtagccagtgtggtgtagtggttaagagcagtagactcgtaatctggtgaaccgggttcgcgtccccgctcctccacatgcagctgctgggtgaccttgggctagtcacacttctctgaagtctctcagccccactcacctcagagagtgtttgttgtgggggaggatgggaaaggagaatgttagccgcttcgagactccttcgggtagtgataaagcgggatatcaaatccaaactactcctctcccagctggccccttccccttccttcccactggaggtgtggctgcttttcgctctggaagaggtgctgctgctcaattggcgtcagggctctctgtacgctaacggaccctccgttcccctcagcgggccaggtggcagttccttGACAGGTGGCAACATCCCCGGTGGGGGGGGGCGTACAATGCTCCGATTGACTCCTGATGTGGCTCGTGCATCGTTCGTTTTGTTATAataaaaactgctccctttcccttatggggtattccggagcccatatagagtccttaagtgggttccctattggtaggagaaaataacagaggccaaccagagtatattgagaagcaaagcagctagtaagcctgatctttattcaaggagctgttgcaacagggtccccactcaccacacgcaggagggaggagaaccctgaacaatggtgctcAAGCCCTTAtgcagacttttgaaattgccttccCTGTAGCCCAcgaccccccccctaaaatatcacacatacatcatagaaggaggcggtctacagcagaaatcctgtctgccaggatacctgataatggtcactgattgcattacctgggcagcctggccattcttttgtgatagttaatactttagttcctgagcccaggtcacaggctcaccctattcatacacaaatacgctcttaagacaggatttgcaagcaaaaagacgaTGGGAAGGCTTtctccatttgcctcccttactgcagaggaatatttgagtcaaaatggcttcaggattgctctcctgtactatttcagacacatacatttagatatgtgtgcatttatgaatattctatatttgagaccttaaaattcttacaacagtttcTTATTTGTCCCCATTCTGTGGTCCTGATTCTTCGGCAGATGCTACTTGCAAAAAAATCTGGGCCTGTCAAGGCTGAGAGGAAGataacaggtgaaactcgaaaaattagaatatcgtggaaaggttcatttctttcagtgattcaacttaaaaggtgaaactaatatatgagatggactcatgacatgcaaagcgagatatgtcaagcctttatttgttataattgtgatgattatggcgtccagctgatgagaaccccaaattaacaaattcagttttggggttttcatgagctgtacgccataatcatcacaattataacaaacaaaggcttgacatatctcactttgcatgtcatgagtctatctcatatattaaactccagtagctaatgaaaacaattgcttacataaatggacttttccatgatattctaatttttcgagtttcacctgtaatgggAACTGATAATGGCAAATAGGCAGGGAGCTAGCCTGAAATTGTAACTCCTCCAGCCTATATAATGGCCCCTCTGGCTGGCTTCTCTACGTAGGACACTTACAGGTGTTTCATCCAACTGCGTCTCTTAGGTCTGCCGCCAGGCCCTGAAGTTCCTGTCCCAAATTCATAGCCAGCCCTTGATCAACTTGAAGCTAGTGAACGAGACCCTCTATGACCATGTGGACCACATGAGCCGCATCTACAAGAGCCGGGAGCAGCTGAAACTCCTTGGTGACTACTTGGTCCTTTGTCGCAGTGGGGCCCTGAAAGAGATCACCAAGAGGTGAGGCTTCGCTATCCAGGGggtccaccttctctctctcccccccccaccttcttccaGGCCCAAAGCCTTTGACCCAATCTCTGTTGTCCATGTTCCTAACTGGATAAGGGCAAGCAGCTAACATGCATGGAAAATGTCATGCAGAACCTTGAGGATCTTGCCTTCGTTTTTTATGTACATTTCAAAAAAAGGAATGCCCCCTCCACTCTACTCATGAACACTCCAGGTGACTTTCAAAGAAAGAATTGAGATTTTGGGTAGAGCCTCTTTTGCTGCACTGAGAGTTGGTTCTCAGGTGCACAGGATTCTCGGGAGTGTACTTGATGCTGCTTGCAAGTTACTTATCCAGGGCACTGATCCATCATCAAATTAAAAAacgtttttttgggggaaaaactACTTTGGAATGTGCTTAAATGTCTGTTGAACAACCTAAACACACTGCTGTTGGGAAAATAAGCAGAGTTGTGTATCATTTCTATTCTTTGTTTTTCTAAAATCCTGACCAAGGAAAAAACCGCTATATTCTGTACTGTCAATACTGTTTTTCCCCAAACTTTTGATACCTGCACAGTTTTTCCATCCAGATTAGCATTAGAGGCACGCTCCACTCTTCCACTGAACAATTGTATATTCTTGACCAAGAACAAGGGCAGACCTCTTCCTTGCCAGTTAATAGTGCCTCCTGATGCCTCACCTTCCCCAGTCGTGGAGCTCTTCTTTCTGGGCAATGGTGATGCTACGGGGATTCCCCCAAGTCTGTCCGCTAAGGCACAGGCTGCATCAGGCAACCCCTAAAGGAGATTTCACTGCCTCTGCACTGGCAAAGAGAGAAGAGGCTCCGTGTAGCAAGATCAGTGGAGGTACCCTACTCCAACAGGGACAGAATGGTGGGATTCATCCTACATAGTGGTTTAGTTTTCCAAGGAATGCTTCTCACAGCACACTAGTGCATCTCGGCATATAATTTGGGGATTCCTGTACCTTATACAAAATCTGTCCCTAGAAACTTTGGACTCGGctaggggacgcaggtggtgttgtggtctaaaccactgagcctcttggtcttgccaatcagaaggtcgatggttctaatccctatgacggggtcctagctccagccaacctagcagttcgaaagcacaccagttgcaagtagataaataggtaccgctgtggcgggaaggtaaacagtgtttccctatgctctgttttccttcatggtgttccattgcgccagaagcagtttagtcatgctggccacatgacccggaaagctgtctgtgaacaaacgctggcttcctcggcctcaAAAGTGAGATGATcactgcagccccagagtcgactttgactggacttaaccgtccagtgtggtgtagtgcttaagagcggtagacttgtaatctggtgaaccaggttcacgtccccactcctccacatgcagctgctgggtcaccttgggctagtcacacttctttgaagtctctcagcctcactcacctcacagagtgtttgttgtgggggaggaagggaaaagagaatgttagctgctttgagactcctttgggtagtgataaagcgggatatcaaatccaaactcctcctcctcctcttcttcttcttcttcaccttttcttttcttttttacaacgttttaagtgcattattcaAATCTGACAATAGATGGCACtgatgagctaatggcaaattccatatatactttacaacttttttaaaaaagccttttgaCAGCATTTTTTATATCTGTGGCAAATGTAGAAGCGTTGGGGTGCAGAAGCAAGAGATGTAGAGAAATGAGATTGGGGAAACAGCCAAAGGAGGTTGACCGTAGACATGCTTGTGCAAGAAAAAGTGTGGCCTTGCATGCCAATTAGGAGCATAGGGGTTATATGGCTTCTATACAGCTCTTGGCAGCAGATGGAAAAGGCTCTTaataaactcctcctcctcttttgtaTCCTTTCCGAAGGCTCGATCACCGGCACTACCTCCTGGAATGTCCCCATAAATACAGCGTGGCTGACCTGAGGCAGGTAGGAGATCTGGAAAGAGGAAGCCTCTGAAACGAGGGTTTGCCCCGGGAAAACGTACCCCACTCTGTCCACGATTCTCAAACGACCCAGCCCAAGGCTGCCGCCCCTTAACATACACACGTTAGAATGCAGCGTACTGAACCGAAACAGAGAAACtggtctgagcatgctcagaagcaaGCTTTTATTCCTTTGCCTCGAGAGAGCAGCTTTGGGGGTCTAAGTGCTCGCATGGGAACCTCATTGGTGCTCTCCCCAATATGTGCCAAATTTCCATTTTGTCCTGCATGTTGCAGATGCTTTGTTATCTGTGTCAGACCTTCAGGTGTGAGCCGGTCACCTGGCCTCACTGTGTCCACAGCAGCCTCATAGATAAAGGTTTCCCTTTTATGACCACCCTTCCCCACCTGCTAATACCTCTCCTCTGTTCCTAGATAGCAGACGGCTTGTTTGAGACGTTCCTCCAGTCTCTAATTCAGTTTGCCTCCCATCACGTCTACAATTGCGACCTGTGCACCCAGAGGGGCTTCATCTGCGAGATCTGCAACAGCAATGACATCATCTTCCCCTTTGAATTTGACACCACGACCAGGTGAGCGTTattcctctcttcccccaccttGGCTTTAGGGTCAAATTTTCAAAGAAGCGATCCGTTTTCTGCGGTTGTattgattttattcatttatttattacgttTCTATACCCCCCCCCtgtatcttccaaggagctcaaggtgatgtaaaTGGTTATCCTCCTCCCCacttcaccctcacaacaaccctgtgaggttggtgaggctgagagacggtggctggtccaaggtcacacagtgaccttcatggctgaatgggattcgaaccctggtctcccaggccatagtccaacactctaactgtTGCGCCACACTGCCTATTTTGCAATGGAGGGGGAGAGGTGAAgaattaagtattttttattattattattattattattattattattattattattattactgctactactattactattacagtggtgccccgctagatgaatgcctcgcaagacgaatttgtttccggtttttttttccgtctagcgaaaaccgcggtttacattgctgcttcgctagacgaaaaacctgctagacgaaaaaactcgcagaacgaattattttcgtctagcggggcaccactgtattattattattattgacatttaTTAATATCTTACAACAAAAATGCCGCAAAGCGACTTACAGTTATAAAAGCATACAcaatgcaaaatttaaaatgcaCCAAAAAGATTAacatgtgttggggggggggggctattgggttgttgtttttatttttattatctattttgtggttttatatcttgattttattctatgaaccgccctgagacccctgggtatagggcggtatataaatcctatgaataaataaataaaataacaaaataataataatcctgcaatGTTATCTCTCATGCCCTGGAGCTCaacggttcgaatctccgcgacggggtgagctcccattgctctgtcccagctcctgccaacctagcagttcaaaagcatgtcaaagtgcaagtagataggtaccgctctggcggaaaggtaaacggcgttttcaagtagataaataggtatcgctccagtgggaaggtaaatggcgtttctgtgcgctgctctggttcgcaagaagcggctaagtcatgctggccacatgacccggaaaaactgtctgcggacaaacgtcggctccctcggccagtaaagcgagatgagcgccgcaaccccagagtcgtctgcaactggacttaactgtcaggagtcctttacctttaaagggacccctgaccattaggtccagtcgtgtccaattctggggttgcggcgctcatcttgctttactggccgagggagccggcgtacagcttctggttcatgtggccagcatgactaagccgcttctggcgaaccagagcagcgcacagaaacgccatttaccttcccactggagcgatacctatttatctacttgcactttgacgtgctttcgaactgctaggtgggcagtagctgggaccaagcaacaggagctcaccccgtcgcagggatttgaactgccgaccttctgatcggcaagccctaggctctgtggtttaacccacagcgccacccgcacccctcctttacctttaccttttaaaggtaTTTATTGGGGGTGCTTTAAGTATCTTGCCTCTTAGGGCACATTGGTGTTCCATGACATCCCTTCCAATCCTATTATTGTAAGAAGGCAGCGTTTTTTGAAAAtcagggggcggggggtgggagaATGCTTCAGTGGCGAGGAGATCCACCGTTTTTTAGCAACCTGTAGCCATCAGGATGATGTTGGCCCTGCAGTTCCCTTCATCCTTCACATCCAGTGgaccaacaacttctggaagagAACCGCTTCCTC is a genomic window containing:
- the PLEKHM1 gene encoding pleckstrin homology domain-containing family M member 1, with the protein product MHSNPKAENGCRSREATQLIKTHLVSSIKALQKHYVTSDALVTSDDGDANTLCCALEAVFVHGLKAKHIKAESGAKGRKFGGRLPLPQPAFWALLKTITHRNIISELEHLDFINTDVGRCRAWLRLALNDGLMECYLKLLLHEKAHLSEYYHSPALLLDTEEVEFLLTYLQGLSSLAFDLSYKSAVLNEWTVTPLSLSGLCPASELLVSLEPRRKESLGSLSLSSGSDDAEASPALLPAAQSQQAEKLTASNLSISTTGSSQLSSSLGSDGLPPGTSAATQNTDRGEEPISDDAELGVATAKDLDQSLQEVLAEFSRAQGKPESAEGKQADALPASSSLQCLCPATDLCTTRLPCPVTAKHPANIVEPPPDTTDSQLPSPGDPPQTKEAAPSTSIQQASALDTANVAKGVAGASQTHRSIKRGGAKYRISQVVVREEGHPRTGRLLSPISPKTSWITADDIYLPSPPPEGTAKGLSRSLSPSPERPADSQPSIPSGALDQDKLHVTSAKARKPKLSPEAESKGFSVVHRRQMGLSNPFRGLLKLGTLERRGGMGIWKEFFCELSPLELRLFVDSEERVCVETCSLLRCDCLGAAHSDGRFDLSFSGKRLCLRAASQDEAEDWLDRLHEALQKCRPQPDEGWETLEGPGAAEDPEANSAGGPPGELSALLQYNGTGSNGLDWTCGLDPELDAVKESVLYLETEKTWAPFVFSLSLEALKCFRARNGEKTLSNSYGIETIQDILPDVSLGGPAFFKVITSKAVLKLRAENAEEAADWRDLVRRMLMSYLETAEEALSLGGNLDGNSQAVLKSTTKGNGFLLKYLVAIPTEKGLDCQSFICAGCSRQIGFSFVKPKLCAFTGLYYCDSCHWDEESVIPSRLIHNWDLARRPVCRQALKFLSQIHSQPLINLKLVNETLYDHVDHMSRIYKSREQLKLLGDYLVLCRSGALKEITKRLDHRHYLLECPHKYSVADLRQIADGLFETFLQSLIQFASHHVYNCDLCTQRGFICEICNSNDIIFPFEFDTTTRCKVCKTVFHSSCQANASFCPRCVRREEYQQKLQASLCK